The sequence GGCGGTATCTGGGGCGTTGTCCAGGAAGGCATCGCGGTCGAGGCCTGGGCGGGCAACGTCCTCACGAATACGGTCGAATACCGGAGAAGCATGGGCTGTAGGTTCGATGCCCTCGACATCGAGCTCTGAGAGCTGATCGATGTAGCCGAGAATGTCGTCGAGTTGCTTCTGGAAAGTGGTCGCTTCCTCTGGGGTAAGTTCGAGTCGGGCGAGATCCGCCACGTAGTTGACGTCGATGTGTTCCGTTGCCATGCGGGGACTGTGTATGGTTCCGCCTGCCGTGTTAAGTTTTAAGTTTGGGAAAATGTGTCTTTGCTCGGACTTCGGCAGAGAACTTGTACCCGCTAGTGAAGAACGCCCGGTTTTTGCTGTTCTTCACGGATCGTTCCACCAAGCACGAGGGCGGCTCCGAATAGGAGGAAGTCCTTGATGAGGTATTGGCCTTCAATGCTGGGCACCCACGGGAACTCCACAAAGCAGACATCCACTTTAAGAATGAGGGCTAGCAGGGTACCGGGAAGACGAAGAGCCAAGAGTAGCAGCGCGACTCTCAGCATGGGGTAAAATGCCAGACAGAGACCGATCGCGATTTCCCACCAGCCCAGAATAGGCACGACCTTTTCAGGGGTAGAGAAGTAGACGGTGTGGGCAATCAGAGAGGTAGCGGACTTGTAGCCAGCGACTTTGAGGGTGCCGAACCACAAAAAGACCAGCGCTAGGGTGAGGCGGTGGATACGGTGGCCCCATCGCTCCATCCAGTCTGAGAGCTTGCGGTCAAATGCCTGAAAGCGAGAGTCGTCGAGCTTATTCATGGTTTTAGGAGGTAAGCTAGCTTAGCATCATTTCTTGAAATAAAAAACTCCGGACTCTGCTAGAGACCGGAGTGAGAGAAATCTGTTACCTGGGAAGACTAGTTTTGCTTCTTCTGAGGCTCAGGGATGGAGTAGTAGATTTGCTCCAAAGTAAGAACCGCGTAGGCTGTAACGAGTTCCGGCTCGTTTTCCCACCAGCGGGCGTTTTCATTGATCCAAGAACCGTCTTCACGCTGAGCGTTGAGGATTTTGGTGGCCAATTCCTTGCGCCAGTCGTGCTCTACACCGTCTTTGGTCTTGAGGGTATCGATCTCCGCAGCGGTGAGCGCTTTGGCCATGGCCTGGTAGTAGTAGTAGAGGCCTTGCTCACCGAGTCCCGGATTTTCCTCCAAGGTGTAATTGTCGTTGAGCCATTTCTTCACCGCGACAACGCGTGGATCCTTATGGTCCAAGTCGGCATAGATGAGTGAAAGGAGGCCGGCGTATGACATGGAGCCGTAACCACGCAGGGTTTCTCGGCCATCGGCCTGCTTTTCAGTGCCAGCCTTGGAATTGCCTGGGAAGTAAACGAAGGAACCATCGTTGCCGATGCCTGGCTGATCGTTGGTTTCCTCAAGGTTCTGGATTCTTGAAACGAACTTGATGGCGGCATCCCAGTCGAGCTCGGGCTCAGGCTTGCCTGTGTCGTTTTTCGCATCCAGTGCATACTGCTTGGAGAGTTCCAGCGCTTCGATGGAGAGATAGGTATTGGAAAGGTCAGAGTGGGTGTATGAGCCACCGTAGCCGATGCCGCCGTCGTACTTGTTGTCGAGTTCGCCTTTGTTGTCCCAATCCTGCTGGAGATTGATGATGAAGCGGCGGGCGCGGAGGATCTCATCCTTGTAATCAGGATTGCCTGAGGCGGTGAGAGCCATGATGGAGGTGGAGGTGTTGTAGTTGGCCAAGCCTCTGCCAAAGATGGCGCCGGTATCTTTCTGTTTGGAAAGAAGCCAGGTGTAGCCTTTTTGAATGTGCTCAGGCGTTTTACCTTCTTCCAGACTTGGAGCGCGCATCGCTGCGGTGATGGCAAGTGCGGTATAAGCCGGAATGTCCTCGTTTTTCCAGTGACCGTTTTCCTTCTGAACGGACTTGAGGTAAGCATTGCCTTTGTCAATGGCATGCTTCATCTCCAGTTGTAGGGAGAGGTAGTTTTTCTCTTGGGCTGTGGCATTGAGTGTCAATGCCAGCGCTGAGAGTGCGGCGAGTGTTTTCATGATGCAGTGTTACTAGAGTTGATTCTTATCTTGTTTGCCCGGTGCTACAGGGCCGTCATAAGGTTTGAAAGTGATCGTTACCTTGGTGCCAGTCTCGGGCAGGCGCTTGGTGAATGGTTTCCAGATAGTGTCATCCTCACGTCCAGTCCCTGAATAGTTGGCAATCGATGAGCGGTCGGTGAAAATGGCTATGATGTCACCACTGGCATCTGGCTTGAACTGGCCATTGAGAACGTAAGATCCCCCATAGACCCAGGCAGCCGGAGTCATGGCCTTACCAGTCATTTCATTCTGGATGAGTTCATTGATACGAGCCGACTTCTGCTTACCGTCTTGTTCCCAAGCCACATGAATGGTGAAGCGGGCGGCGGCCTTTGTCTTGGCGTCTACTTCGTGATACTTCTCGGTAGGGCGGTTGTGTTTATCTAGGGTACGAAACAGCTCTAGTGACTCCTTGTAGCCGATCAGCTTGAGCGCGATATTAATGTGCGACGGTACTGCATCCGTAACGAATAGGGTCTCGTGGATCTTGCCGTTAGGATTGGTTAGGAGATACTCAAGCAGGACATCACGATGCTCCAGTTTGGCCTCCAGAGAGACTTCACGGGTCTTTTTGTTCAGTTTGACCAGCCCCACCTGATACTCATCTTCATTGATCTTTACGACCGCTGGATTCTCTTTTTCTTGGGCTGTGCTATCAGGCTTTTCCTCCACCTGAGCGAGCAGGGGAGATGCCATAACAGCCAGTGTAAGAGCGATCTTTAACATACTAGAAAGCTTGGATTTGGCGGGGGGGATTGCAAGCGGGAAGGTGGCAGTTTTTAGTCTCATGTCCTTAAGGTGGATAACTTTTATCCATGCTGTTTTCTTAGATGGATAGCTTAAAATAGTGCTAAGGCAAATGCGAGCTGTCTTTGTTTAGTTGCCAGCCAGCAGAATGCTCCTTAGGTTGCGTCACATGATAGTCGTCGAAGATGTGCACAAAACTTACCGTGGAGGAGGCAATGGAGAGGTTGCTGCGGTGCAAGGTGTGAGTTTTCGTTGCGAGCCGGGCAGAGTATTTGCTCTGCTGGGACCGAATGGTTCGGGCAAGACGACTTTGCTGCGAATTATATCTACCCTGATGAAGGCTGACTCTGGTACGGTGGAGGTAGCCGGGCAAAATGTGCGAGAGCAAGGTGCCGAGGTGCGCAAGCATCTGGGCTTCCTAACAGGCACGGCAGGTCTGCATGAAAAACTGTCACCACTCGAGAGTCTGGAGTTTTTCGGGCGGCTACAGGGCATCAAGGGCAAGCTGTTGAGCGACAGAATCAGAGCGTTGACGGAGCAGTTCGAGCTCGGGGAATTTTTAAAGAGGCCATCAGGCCGCCTGTCCATGGGGCAGAAGCAGCGGGTGATGATTGCACGTACGTTGATTCATGATCCGGGGGTAGTGGTCTTTGACGAGGCGACGACTGGGCTGGATGTGCTGGCTGCGAAAGCACTCACGGATTTGATCCGCCACTGCCGGGAAGAGGGGAAGACAGTGCTCTTTTCCACTCACATCATGGGAGAGGTTTCTATGCTGGCAGACGATGTGACGATTTTTCATCACGGCAAACAGGTCTATCTGGGAACTTTTGAGGATCTGAAAAGCCAACAGGTGGAGAGTACGCTTGAAGATGAATTTGTAAGACTACTCACCAGTGAGGAGGTGGCCGATGCTTGATGTCTTGCTGGCAACATTGAAAAAAGAAGTCCGGGAAGCATTACGGGATAAGCGTACGCTTTTTCTGACGATTTTGATGCCTCTGGTGTTTTATCCGGCGATGATTGCACTGACTGGGTGGATGACGGTGCAGCAGCAGGCTTCTGAAAAGACCCGGGTGATCACGGTTGGTTTTAGTGGAATCACTTCGCTCACTCCTGTGGACCAGACGGAGAATGTCCTGTGGATCAATGTGAGTAAAGAGGCTGATCCCAGTGTCCTACTGAGTAAGGAAGGCTATGATGTCATCGCGAATTTTTTACCTGAGGCAGACGATGGGAGAAGTACCGTAAAGTTGCATTACTTGGGCACGGCTGCGGGTGAAGCTACTCTCTCGAGGGTACGTATTCTCATCAGAGATCTGGAGGATCACATCGTGGAGCAGAGGCTGGAAAAGAAAGGTCTGGATAAGAGCTATATTGATCCCTTCGAGCTTGAGGTGACGGATCACGCGACCACGCGGATCAGTGCCGGTAGCAAGTTTGGCGGGATCGGAGCCTATTTCCTGGTGTTCCTTGCCTTTACCGGATGCATGGCGGTGGCCGTGGATACGGCTGCGGGTGAAAAAGAAAGAGGGACCTTGGAAGCTATCTTGGCTACCCCGGCTAGATTTCTTTCTGTGGCCGGTGGGAAGCTGATTTATGTCTCCTGCATGGGAATGCTCTCCGTGTTGGCAACTATTGGCGGTATTGGCTTGCTGATTGTCTTGGGTTCCTACGTGGCTACAGGAGAAGTAGGGGGCTTGACCTGGCCGAGTGTCTTTGCGGCGATGTTCCTGATGGTTTTGGTGGTTCTGCTCTTCGCGTCCTTGCTCTATGGCAGTTCGATTCTTTCGCGCTCCACCAAAGAAGCCCATTTGAAGGCTGCGCTGATGATGCTGGTGACAGCCATGGTGCTGATCTACTGCACACTGCCCGGTGTGCCGACAGAGGGAACCATGATGTACGTCCCGGTGCTCAATGTGGCACTGGCTCTCAGAGCAATTTGGGAAGGCCTGCTAACACCCACTCAGTACCTCGGTGTAGCGGGAATGACTCTCGGCTTGGCGGTGATGATTCTGCTGAGCGTGAGCTGGCTAGTTCGCCGGAACCCTGAGAAGGCTTTGCTCAAGTAGTGGCTGTCATACTTTGAATGAATGGAGGACATAGCCGTCGCTTGACCCGGTGAGGGGATTCCCTCATAAGCATCTGACCCCATGAAAATCCTCGCGACATGCACAAACCTCTTTTGGCTCTGGACCATAATCGGAGTCGTGTGGGCTTGGTTTCAACCAAGCGCCTTCACCTGGTTTCTCACCGGGGTCGTGCCGGGTACTGAGATCAAGCTGCTGACCGCAGGTCTGGGAGTGATCATGCTGGGAATGGGGATCACACTGAGTTGGGCAGACTTCAAGGCTGTCCTGAAGACTCCGAGGCAGGTATTTCTCGGTGTTGCTGCCCAGTTTTTGATCATGCCCTTGTTGGGCTGGTCGGTTGCGAGCTTGTTCGATCTAGAGCCGATGCTGAAGTTGGGGATGATTCTGGTGAGCTGCTGCCCGGGGGGCACGGCGAGCAATGTGATCTGTTATCTGGCTCGTGCGAATGTGGCGCTCAGTGTACTGATGACGATGTGCTCGACCTTCTTGGCCGTAGTACTGACACCCTATCTCACCAAATTCTATGCAAGCGCCATCCTGCAAGTGGATGCGGGAGCGATGATCTGGTCTATGGTGACCATCGTATTGTTACCAGTGGTGGGCGGTGTTCTCATCAATCATTTCTTCAAGGGGAAACTGGATAAGGTGAAGGCCGTTTCTCCGGTGATTTCTGTATTGGTGATCGTTCTCATCGTGGGTGGTGTGATTGGTTTACAGAAGAATTCCATCGTGGAGTATGCCGCCACCTTGTTGCCCGCAGTCTTTATCCTGCATGCGCTTGGCTTTGCTCTCGGCTACCTGACAGCCAAGCTCTTGAAGCTCGAAGAGCGCAGCTGCCGTACCGTGAGTGTGGAAGTCGGCATGCAGAACTCCGGCCTGGGCTCCAAACTAGCGAAAGACCATTTCTCGGCACTGGCGATGACCCCCTGTGCCATCTCCGCCCTCTATCACTGCATGATCGGTAGCCTGCTTGCTGCCTACTGGAGACAACGTGAGGTGGTGGAGGATGAAGCTAGTGAGGAAAGTTCTCTGCTCGCCACTGTTGAGGTGGCCGAGTAGCTGACGTCTCTGCGACTTTGTTGTCGCGCTGATGTTCTTATGGCGCTAATCTACAAGGTGCTATGAGTGCGTTGTTTTTAAGGTGGCTATTGTTGGGATGTTTCCCGGTCTTGCTGGGTGTGGTACATGCCGGAGAGTTTGAGGATTCCTTCCGCAAGGAGGTCGGGGCCTTTCTGGATACTTTGAGTGAGGAGCAGCAGGAGAATTGTATGCTCAAGGTAGAGGACAAGGAACGCTGGAAGATGGTATACCCTGGAGGGAAACGTCCTGGTGTTAGAATCGGGGATTTGAATGATACTCAACGTGCTGCCTTTGAGAAGGCGATGCGTCTGGTGCTTTCGGATTACGGCTGGCAGATGGCGAACAAGGTGGCTCTGCAGGACGGCAAGCAGGGACTGGGCAAGTACTGGCTGACCTGTTTTGGGGACCCTAGGAAGGAAGATGACTTTGCGTTTCGCGTGGCGGAGCATCATCTTACCATCGTACATCTCGAAGTAGTCGAGGGGGAGACCAAGGAGTTTGGACCAATCTTGTTAGGTTCTGATCCGCCTGAGCTGTGGAAAGAGTGTGAGATGGATTTGATCGAACTCTGGAAGACACTCGATAACCCCAAGGCCTTGATCAAAGATCGTAAGGGAGTCGCCAGTGCGGCGATGTCTGAGGGGGATGGGATCGCTTATGCTGAACTCAATGACGAAGCAAAGAAGAAGCTCAAAGCCGTTTGGGAGAGAAGGCTGAGTATCTTTACTCCATCTATCAAAGAGAGAATTAAAAAGCTCCATCAAGCCAAAGGTGGCTGGGAGCAATGCCGGGTGGCCTACTACAATGAGGAACCCGAGAAGCGATGCATCGACGGTGGCCGATGGGACTTCAAGTGCGGTATGCCAGGATTCCTTTGGGACTTGGAAACCAGCCGCACCCATATCCACATGAGCTTGTGGACGAAGTAAGGGTTAGTACTCCAACAAAATATTTTCCGCCGCGTCGAGGATGAGGTCAGCGACGAGTTCGAAGCCGTCTTGGCCGCCGTAGTAGGGATCGGGGACTTCGCTTAGGTCGCGCTCGGTGCAGAAGCTAGTGAGCTTTCTGACTTTACCATGGTATTGGCCGGAGCGGTCGAGCTTGAGAACGTTGGTGTAATTCTCATCGTCCATGGTGATGATGAGATCGAACTCGATTAAATCTTCCAGTTGGATCTGGCGGGCGCGGCCTGCGACGGGAATGTCCCGGGAGCGCAGCGTGGCGGACATGCGGGAGTCTGGCTTTTTCCCCGTGTGCCATCCCGCAGTTCCTGCGGAATCGATGACGAAGTCGTCCTCACGGTCTGCTTGTTTCACCGCATGACGGAAGATGTTTTCTCCCGCAGGTGAGCGGCAGATGTTTCCTAGGCATACGAAGAGGACGCGGGTAGGTTCCATGATTTGATCGGTTATCCTTTGGAGAGAATGGCCACACATTCGAGGTGGCGAGTCTGCGGGAAGAGATCGAAGGGCTGGACTTCCTCCAGCTTGTAGCCAGCGCCGATGAATTCCTTGAGGTCGCGCATCTGGGTAGCCGGATTGCAGGAGACATAGACGCAGCGTGATGGGCCGAAGGCGAAGAGCTGGTCGAGGAACTCCTGGTTACAGCCTTTACGTGGAGGGTCGATCACTACGGCTGTTTCTTCTGCCGGGAACTCGATATCCTTGAAGATGGCTTCTGCGCTGGATGCGAGGAAGGTGGTGTTGGTGATGTCATTCAGGCGCGCGTTCTGCGCAGCCCAGTCGGCAGCCGTCTCGGAGACCTCGACACCGGCGACCTTCTCGAAGGAGGAGGCTAGGGTGAGGGCGAAGAGACCGGAGCCGCAGTAGGCATCCACCAGATACTTGGCGCCATGCATGGAAGCGTGCTGAGCCACATAGCCGGTGAAGGACGGAAGAATGAAGGGGTTGTTCTGGAAGAAGTCGCCAGCGAGGAAGTGGAAGGAAAGATCGCCGACATGCTCGGTAGCCACGGCGCGGTTGTTGGTTTCTACTCTGCCTTCTGTGGCGCGGAGTAGGAGGGTTGCTCCTTTCTTGTAGGAATGGGCGTTGGCGTGAGCGGATTTGCGGATCTCCGGCAGGGCCTCGTTAAGTTCCTCCATGGCGATCGGGCACTGAGGTACGTCGATGATGGACTGGCGGCGGCCCTGGCGAAGGAAGCCGATGGCGTCGATCTTGCCCTTGCGTGGTTTCTGGAAGTGAGGAGTGATCTTGGAACGGTAGTTCCACTCACGTGGTGAGGCGATGGCCGGCTTGACCGGGTGGTCTATGCCCGCCATGTGCTGGAGGAGCTCGGCCACCTGGCGGGTTTTCCACTCAAGTTGAGTTTCGTAGTCGACATGCTGGTA is a genomic window of Rubritalea squalenifaciens DSM 18772 containing:
- a CDS encoding DUF3500 domain-containing protein; amino-acid sequence: MSALFLRWLLLGCFPVLLGVVHAGEFEDSFRKEVGAFLDTLSEEQQENCMLKVEDKERWKMVYPGGKRPGVRIGDLNDTQRAAFEKAMRLVLSDYGWQMANKVALQDGKQGLGKYWLTCFGDPRKEDDFAFRVAEHHLTIVHLEVVEGETKEFGPILLGSDPPELWKECEMDLIELWKTLDNPKALIKDRKGVASAAMSEGDGIAYAELNDEAKKKLKAVWERRLSIFTPSIKERIKKLHQAKGGWEQCRVAYYNEEPEKRCIDGGRWDFKCGMPGFLWDLETSRTHIHMSLWTK
- a CDS encoding ABC transporter permease subunit, which translates into the protein MKKEVREALRDKRTLFLTILMPLVFYPAMIALTGWMTVQQQASEKTRVITVGFSGITSLTPVDQTENVLWINVSKEADPSVLLSKEGYDVIANFLPEADDGRSTVKLHYLGTAAGEATLSRVRILIRDLEDHIVEQRLEKKGLDKSYIDPFELEVTDHATTRISAGSKFGGIGAYFLVFLAFTGCMAVAVDTAAGEKERGTLEAILATPARFLSVAGGKLIYVSCMGMLSVLATIGGIGLLIVLGSYVATGEVGGLTWPSVFAAMFLMVLVVLLFASLLYGSSILSRSTKEAHLKAALMMLVTAMVLIYCTLPGVPTEGTMMYVPVLNVALALRAIWEGLLTPTQYLGVAGMTLGLAVMILLSVSWLVRRNPEKALLK
- a CDS encoding YdjY domain-containing protein; translation: MRLKTATFPLAIPPAKSKLSSMLKIALTLAVMASPLLAQVEEKPDSTAQEKENPAVVKINEDEYQVGLVKLNKKTREVSLEAKLEHRDVLLEYLLTNPNGKIHETLFVTDAVPSHINIALKLIGYKESLELFRTLDKHNRPTEKYHEVDAKTKAAARFTIHVAWEQDGKQKSARINELIQNEMTGKAMTPAAWVYGGSYVLNGQFKPDASGDIIAIFTDRSSIANYSGTGREDDTIWKPFTKRLPETGTKVTITFKPYDGPVAPGKQDKNQL
- a CDS encoding bile acid:sodium symporter family protein encodes the protein MKILATCTNLFWLWTIIGVVWAWFQPSAFTWFLTGVVPGTEIKLLTAGLGVIMLGMGITLSWADFKAVLKTPRQVFLGVAAQFLIMPLLGWSVASLFDLEPMLKLGMILVSCCPGGTASNVICYLARANVALSVLMTMCSTFLAVVLTPYLTKFYASAILQVDAGAMIWSMVTIVLLPVVGGVLINHFFKGKLDKVKAVSPVISVLVIVLIVGGVIGLQKNSIVEYAATLLPAVFILHALGFALGYLTAKLLKLEERSCRTVSVEVGMQNSGLGSKLAKDHFSALAMTPCAISALYHCMIGSLLAAYWRQREVVEDEASEESSLLATVEVAE
- a CDS encoding class I SAM-dependent RNA methyltransferase; translated protein: MRPHKKFKAFPFEYHQELELTIESLSNLGHGIARVSLPESEDMPEDAPQNWVVFIPFALPGEKVKVRIFRNDKNCSHGDLVEILEPSPHRREPKCPLFGECGGCQYQHVDYETQLEWKTRQVAELLQHMAGIDHPVKPAIASPREWNYRSKITPHFQKPRKGKIDAIGFLRQGRRQSIIDVPQCPIAMEELNEALPEIRKSAHANAHSYKKGATLLLRATEGRVETNNRAVATEHVGDLSFHFLAGDFFQNNPFILPSFTGYVAQHASMHGAKYLVDAYCGSGLFALTLASSFEKVAGVEVSETAADWAAQNARLNDITNTTFLASSAEAIFKDIEFPAEETAVVIDPPRKGCNQEFLDQLFAFGPSRCVYVSCNPATQMRDLKEFIGAGYKLEEVQPFDLFPQTRHLECVAILSKG
- the gatC gene encoding Asp-tRNA(Asn)/Glu-tRNA(Gln) amidotransferase subunit GatC; the encoded protein is MATEHIDVNYVADLARLELTPEEATTFQKQLDDILGYIDQLSELDVEGIEPTAHASPVFDRIREDVARPGLDRDAFLDNAPDTANDQLRVPKVIE
- a CDS encoding ABC transporter ATP-binding protein, encoding MIVVEDVHKTYRGGGNGEVAAVQGVSFRCEPGRVFALLGPNGSGKTTLLRIISTLMKADSGTVEVAGQNVREQGAEVRKHLGFLTGTAGLHEKLSPLESLEFFGRLQGIKGKLLSDRIRALTEQFELGEFLKRPSGRLSMGQKQRVMIARTLIHDPGVVVFDEATTGLDVLAAKALTDLIRHCREEGKTVLFSTHIMGEVSMLADDVTIFHHGKQVYLGTFEDLKSQQVESTLEDEFVRLLTSEEVADA
- a CDS encoding low molecular weight protein-tyrosine-phosphatase; translation: MEPTRVLFVCLGNICRSPAGENIFRHAVKQADREDDFVIDSAGTAGWHTGKKPDSRMSATLRSRDIPVAGRARQIQLEDLIEFDLIITMDDENYTNVLKLDRSGQYHGKVRKLTSFCTERDLSEVPDPYYGGQDGFELVADLILDAAENILLEY
- a CDS encoding prenyltransferase/squalene oxidase repeat-containing protein, coding for MKTLAALSALALTLNATAQEKNYLSLQLEMKHAIDKGNAYLKSVQKENGHWKNEDIPAYTALAITAAMRAPSLEEGKTPEHIQKGYTWLLSKQKDTGAIFGRGLANYNTSTSIMALTASGNPDYKDEILRARRFIINLQQDWDNKGELDNKYDGGIGYGGSYTHSDLSNTYLSIEALELSKQYALDAKNDTGKPEPELDWDAAIKFVSRIQNLEETNDQPGIGNDGSFVYFPGNSKAGTEKQADGRETLRGYGSMSYAGLLSLIYADLDHKDPRVVAVKKWLNDNYTLEENPGLGEQGLYYYYQAMAKALTAAEIDTLKTKDGVEHDWRKELATKILNAQREDGSWINENARWWENEPELVTAYAVLTLEQIYYSIPEPQKKQN